Proteins encoded in a region of the Watersipora subatra chromosome 5, tzWatSuba1.1, whole genome shotgun sequence genome:
- the LOC137397128 gene encoding uncharacterized protein: MGADVSTLTVKTSSKLGLNLKEPDRHLSGADGSRLKVLGFSKVNIESSYRTTDAPVYVLKGSRCNLLGMTELNNPNLLAVINGMCSDNFDPIRKFPKVFEGLDTMPGMFSISLRSEAEPVRLYSPRSIAAGLRSQAKKELDKMLTDKVIEKVEIPTDWCSGLTIAPKSGGQIIM, encoded by the exons ATGGGTGCTGATGTTTCTACCTTGACTGTTAAGACATCAAGTAAACTTGGTTTAAATCTGAAAGAGCCAGATCGACACCTCAGTGGTGCTGATGGTTCACGTCTTAAAGTTCTAGGGTTTAGTAAAGTGAATATAGAGAGCTCATACCGTACTACTGATGCTCCTGTATATGTGTTGAAAGGTTCTAGGTGCAACCTTTTAGGAATGACAGAACTTAACAATCCTAATTTACTCGCTGTCATTAATGGCATGTGTTCGGACAATTTTGATCCTattagaaaatttcctaaagtGTTTGAAGGCTTGGATACTATGCCTGGTATGTTTTCCATCAGCTTGAGAAGTGAGGCGGAACCCGTCAGGTTGTATTCCCCAAGATCAATTGCAGCTGGGTTAAGATCTCAGGCTAAGAAAGAGCTTGATAAAATGCTCACTGATAAGGTTATAGAAAAAGTAGAAATACCTACTGATTGGTGCTCGGGTCTAACAATAGCTCCGAAATCTGGTGGTCAAATCATAAT GTGA